Proteins co-encoded in one Nothobranchius furzeri strain GRZ-AD chromosome 4, NfurGRZ-RIMD1, whole genome shotgun sequence genomic window:
- the LOC139069790 gene encoding uncharacterized protein, whose product MCALTSYSATRTRQNTTMKSSQQRVLSLLVGSFESATATNCVGLCVFAFWDVTMPNFTPSDWIAHFRMSEETFSCLCSTLRPAMQKRNTNFRACVPLRKRVAIALWKLANNSEYRSIWLLFGVSTTSVCCCVQDFCKAVCKILPAECVGAIDGSHIPIIAPQEFHTDYFNRKGWHSIIIQGIVDGRGMFWNVNAGQPGSLHDPRVLRLSTFWDLVAHGQLHPTSTKNIEGINVGFYVLGDSAYPLQNWLLKPFSDNGRLTAEQQAYNRKTSRARVVVENAFGRLKGRWRCLLKRNDSDVELLKYMVLTCCVLYNICESHGEEYVECDAPADEPVVANMQEVAEEGSDVREALMRHFNR is encoded by the exons ATGTGTGCCTTAACGTCATACAGCGCGACGAGAACGCGCCAAAACACAACAATGAAGTCCAGTCAGCAGCGCGTTCTTTCTCTTCTTG TTGGCTCTTTTGAATCAGCGACGGCAACCAACTGTGTGGGCCTGTGTGTGTTTGCCTTCTGGGATGTGACCATGCCAAACTTCACTCCGTCAGATTGGATAGCTCATTTCAGAATGTCAGAAGAGACCTTTTCATGTCTTTGTTCAACGCTCCGTCCAgccatgcagaagaggaacaccaaCTTCAGAGCCTGCGTGCCACTCAGGAAAAGAGTTGCAATTGCACTGTGGAAGCTTGCAAATAACAGTGAATACAGGAGCATCTGGCTTCTTTTTGGTGTAAGCACGacctctgtgtgctgctgtgtgcAGGACTTCTGTAAGGCTGTCTGTAAAATCTTGCCTGCCGAG TGTGTGGGTGCCATCGATGGTTCCCATATCCCAATAATCGCACCACAGGAATTCCACACAGACTACTTCAATAGGAAAGGTTGGCATTCCATAATCATCCAGGGCATTGTGGATGGCAGAGGCATGTTCTGGAATGTTAATGCAGGTCAGCCAGGTAGCTTACATGATCCCCGTGTGCTGCGATTGTCCACATTTTGGGACTTGGTTGCTCATGGACAACTGCACCCGACTAGCACCAAGAACATTGAGGGAATAAATGTAGGCTTTTAtgtgctcggggactctgcctatCCTCTACAGAACTGGCTCCTAAAACCATTTTCAGATAACGGTCGTCTCACTGCAGAACAACAGGCGTACAACAGGAAAACGTCCAGAGCCAGAGTTGTGGTCGAAAATGCATTTGGGAGGCTTAAGGGTAGGTGGCGATGTCTTCTGAAGAGAAACGACAGTGATGTAGAGCTTCTTAAATACATGGTGCTGACCTGTTGTGTGCTTTACAATATCTGTGAGAGCCATGGGGAGGAATATGTAGAATGTGACGCACCTGCTGATGAACCAGTGGTTGCAAATATGCAGGAAGTTGCAGAGGAGGGCAGCGATGTGCGTGAAGCTCTGATGCGACACTTCAACCGCTGA